The genomic stretch TAAATTTCACGGGTTGGTGTCTCCAGGTTAATAACAGTCTCAAACATTGTTCTCTGCCCGTCCTGGATAAACTGACCCATTGAATGAAGATCTGTTGTTAAGTCTACGGAAGCCGGGAAGATACCCTTCTGGTCTTTTCCTTCGCTCTCACCAAATAACTGTTTCCACCATTCGGATACAAAGTGAAGGGCAGGCTCGTAGTTTGCAAGAATTTCAATGCTCTTGCCTTTTCTTAATAAAATATTTCTGACAGCAGCATACAATAAGGCATCATTAGAAGCAAAAGCCTCCTTTAAGCATCTCTCTCTCATGGCTGCCGCACCTTCCATAAGACCTGTAATGTCAGCACCGCTTACTGCTATAGGCAATAAACCAACCGCTGTAAGTACAGAGAAACGACCACCCACATCATCGGGCACTACAAAGCTTTCATAACCTTCTTCCGTTGCCAGATTCTTAAGAGCACCCTTTGCTTTATCTGTTGTGGCATAGATACGTTTCGCAGCTTCTGCTTTTCCGTATTTCTCAATCAGCAGCTTCTTAAATACGCGGAAAGCAATGGCAGGCTCTGTGGTTGTACCGGACTTGCTGATGATATTAATAGAGAAGTCTCTGTTACCGATTACATCAATGAGACTGCTGATGTAGGTACTGCTGATATTGTTTCCTACATAATAAATTTCAGGTGTTTTTCTTACTTCTTTGGAAACAGAATTATAAAAGCTGTGTCTTAAGAATTCAATTGCTGCACGTGCTCCCAAGTAGGAACCGCCGATACCGATAACTAAAAGTACTTCTGTATCTCCCTGAATCTTCTCTGCCGCTTTTTTGATGCGTGCAAACTCTTCTTTGTCATAGTTTACGGGCAAGTCAATCCAGCCTAAGAAATCATTTCCGGCTCCGGTCTTGTTTAACAGTAATTCTTTGGCACCTTCTACTGATTTTTCAATCATTTCTATTTCCGTATCAGCAAGAAAGCTTTTTGCTGCCGAATAATCGAATGTAACTTTTGCGCTCATGTTCTACACTCCTTTGTCTTGTTAATCTTACTATTAACCATTTCATTCGTTTTTATTTTATCAGAGTGAAGCAGGTTATTCAATACAGTTTTTAATACCAACGAGACAAAAAAAGCAGAGCATTACTGCCCTGCTTGTGCTATTTTTATAGAAATATATTCTGAAATATGTTAATTCGTATAAACTTGTGCTTATTGCCTATAACTTCTTCTATTTAAGATACGCCTCCAGCATCCATACATACT from Anaerocolumna sp. AGMB13020 encodes the following:
- a CDS encoding glucose-6-phosphate isomerase, yielding MSAKVTFDYSAAKSFLADTEIEMIEKSVEGAKELLLNKTGAGNDFLGWIDLPVNYDKEEFARIKKAAEKIQGDTEVLLVIGIGGSYLGARAAIEFLRHSFYNSVSKEVRKTPEIYYVGNNISSTYISSLIDVIGNRDFSINIISKSGTTTEPAIAFRVFKKLLIEKYGKAEAAKRIYATTDKAKGALKNLATEEGYESFVVPDDVGGRFSVLTAVGLLPIAVSGADITGLMEGAAAMRERCLKEAFASNDALLYAAVRNILLRKGKSIEILANYEPALHFVSEWWKQLFGESEGKDQKGIFPASVDLTTDLHSMGQFIQDGQRTMFETVINLETPTREIYLEEEEVDLDGLNYLAGKSVDFINKSAMKGTLLAHTDGDVPNLIVNLPDQSEKSLGELFYFFEFACGISGYLLGVNPFDQPGVESYKANMFALLGKPGFEKQREELLKRL